The following proteins are co-located in the bacterium genome:
- the miaA gene encoding tRNA (adenosine(37)-N6)-dimethylallyltransferase MiaA yields MVQADRVSERAIVMVAGPTAAGKTAFAEGLALERGGELLNADSQQFYRGFDIGTGKTPPTERRVPQHLLDLCEPGQGMSAAEFSRLADAKIAELGQSGKLAVVVGGTGLYLKALCEGLDELPPRDAAIRGELQAEWKAGGGREMHRRLGEIDPEVAARVPPTDPVRLVRYLEIARITGGAPSRLLRRDRPARLRYPVQSYWLQPDRAELRARIARRVAEMFEKGWLEEVERLLQQGIDPRGLESKPLGYAECAQVLNGRISRREAEAKIVLKTSQYAKRQETYFRGLFSHPAYTHFGSTLQRL; encoded by the coding sequence GTGGTTCAAGCGGATCGTGTAAGCGAGAGGGCCATCGTCATGGTGGCGGGACCGACCGCGGCCGGCAAGACCGCCTTCGCCGAAGGCCTGGCCTTGGAGCGGGGCGGCGAGCTGCTCAACGCCGACAGTCAGCAGTTTTACCGGGGCTTCGACATTGGCACCGGCAAGACTCCGCCGACCGAACGGCGCGTCCCCCAACACCTGCTGGACCTCTGCGAGCCGGGGCAGGGCATGAGCGCCGCCGAATTCAGCCGTTTGGCCGATGCCAAGATCGCCGAGCTAGGGCAGAGCGGCAAGCTGGCGGTGGTGGTCGGCGGGACCGGCCTTTACCTCAAGGCCCTCTGCGAGGGATTGGACGAGCTTCCGCCGCGCGACGCCGCGATCCGGGGCGAGCTGCAAGCCGAATGGAAAGCCGGGGGCGGCCGGGAAATGCACCGCCGCTTGGGGGAGATCGATCCCGAGGTGGCGGCCCGGGTGCCGCCGACCGACCCGGTCCGCCTGGTCCGCTATCTCGAGATTGCCAGGATCACCGGCGGGGCCCCGTCGCGGCTGCTCCGCCGGGACCGGCCGGCTCGACTCAGATATCCGGTCCAAAGCTATTGGCTTCAGCCCGATCGGGCCGAGCTGAGGGCCCGCATCGCCCGGCGGGTCGCCGAAATGTTTGAGAAAGGTTGGTTGGAGGAGGTCGAGCGCCTTCTTCAGCAGGGGATCGATCCCCGCGGCTTAGAGAGCAAACCCCTGGGCTATGCCGAATGCGCTCAAGTCCTGAACGGCCGGATAAGCCGGAGAGAGGCCGAGGCCAAGATCGTTTTAAAGACTTCCCAGTATGCCAAGCGCCAGGAAACCTATTTTCGGGGGTTGTTTTCCCATCCGGCCTACACCCATTTTGGCTCGACTCTCCAGCGTCTATAG